DNA from Coffea arabica cultivar ET-39 chromosome 10c, Coffea Arabica ET-39 HiFi, whole genome shotgun sequence:
CTGATAATTTAAATCTTGTGGACTTTTTGTAACTTGAAGTTGGCTACTAAGTGGAACATTTTGCTTATTGTCACAAACAATAGATATTGAGTGGCAATAGTGCTTTTCCTACTTTCTCCTGTACAATAAATTTTTCTGTTGCCAGCTAAGCTCAACTGACTATGTAAAAACGGTGACTGCAGTTTGAATTGATCAAGGATTACCTTAACCCAGTCTTGGGTGGAACTATTGTTGATGCCAGCTGTGGAAGTGGGATGTTTTCCAGGCTTTTTGCCAAGAGTGGACTGTTTTCTCTTGTTGTTGCCTTGGACTTTTCAGAAGCCATGTTGCGGCAGTGTTCTGAATTTATTAACCAGGAGGAAAACTTTCCCAAAGAGtaaattcccccccccccctccccaaaaaaaaaaacaaacaaaaaaacatACCTATGGAATTCATTTCTCATAATGATTATGTGtcttttctaatataaatttctttATTCAAGGAAAATAATCTTGGTCAGAGCAGATATCTCCAGGCTTCCATTTGCATCAGGTACTGTGGATGCTGTTCATGCTGGTGCTGCTTTGCATTGTTGGCCTTCACCATCAGTGGCTGTAAGCTGTTCCTAGAcaccaatattttttttttatggagaATCCTGTATTTTTGTTGAACTCCTTCCAACTttcaaaaagaacaaaagaaaaggcaCAATTGGCACAACTTTATTTCCTTGCTTATatttgttctctctctctctctgggtGGAGAAAAGGGGACTGAAATTATATTCTAAATACACTTAGATATTATaaatttttctacttttcttttaaaGATTGAAATTTATGGTGACAGGAAGATAATTGATGAGTTCAATGGTTGTTTGAGAGCTCAAAATACTTTTTTGTGCAAATAACATATACCTTTGTGAACTGTTTTCCACGAGGTTTCATGTCtggtttttcttgattttatctcAACTTATATACAACTCTGTGTTTATGTTGATTGTGGGCCTCAGTTGGTTATTTTGAAGTATTATCAATGAGATCCCAACTGTACCTCAGGCTCAGGTTGCAAATTTGTTTGGAACAATTTAAAGATGTTGTGTCTTGTGCACTGACTTTACAGGTTGCTGAAATAAGTCGAGTACTAAGACCTGGGGGAATGTTTGTTGCTACCACCTACATTTTAGATGGTCTATTCTCGTATATCCCATTAGTCAGGCCTCTTCGGCAGGTAGGTTTTTCTTAGATTGAAAAGGTCTTTTCGACCAACATATTAGCTACATTTCTTGGAAAGAATGACTTGGATTACCAATAGCAATGGAGGGAACAGGTGGAGAGAGGATTAGCTGGAAAAATCACAGATTGATGTTACAAAAGCACGCTGTCCTTTTTTCGTAGTAAAATAATTgaacatattaaaaaaaaaaatttcttgcacTTTGTAATTGTCTGAGTGAAGTAAATTGATTGCGGAGATTTATCTAAGTAATTGATTTCTGTCATGGCATTCGGAACATACTCAGTATGCTGCAAAATTTTTTTGGCTCTATTTTTGCCCATCTAAGGGCTGGAAAATGTTTCAACTTGGTCACATAGAATGATTTTGGCCTCAAGCATCAAGGATTCACTGCACAAGTGAAAAATCCAAAGCATATTTGAATTTGTGCAATGTGCATTGTCAATCCTGAAAGCTGTTTAGGTGTCAGGAATGTATGCTTTTAGCACAGGCACAATCTTAATCTATCCTAAACAGGACTTTGAAGATCTTCATGTATGAAATGATTCatgtttttccctctttttttttttgttgttgttgtagaACGTTGCACAGGTCTCTGGAAGTCACGTTTTCCTATCCAACAAGGAACTTGAAGATCTTTGCACAGCTTGTGGTCTTGTGGATGCTAAAGTCACTAGGAATAGAATGTTTGTGATGATATGCGCCACGAAACCTAAATAAGTCTGTCGCGGTTTCTTGCTGGCCATTGCTCAGAGATGGCTGAGCCATGACTGCGATTTCACCTGGGCCTGGATTTATTGTCCTTGGGAATGCTACATAGTTCTGTGTCTAACAGGAATCTATTGACAGATGTCGGTTACCATTTCATTTTCCTTCTATTCTTTATAGCCATCCATGCATCTGGTAGGATTTTTATGTGGACCGTTCAAATAGCGAAATACATGTATAGTTCTTTTGCCAAGCTCTTGATTAATGAAGGCTTAAGATGTACTTCTTCTCAAAGCTAATGATTTCTCTTACCCTAATATGCTTGGGACAATCTGTTTAACAACGTTCGTTGATTTAAAAAGTCTTGGACAAAATCCAATAAACGGACGAGCATGCGTTATCACGAATTCCCCGCATATGTATCCTCTTGCTGAAACAAATCAATGATGGAATCCGATGCTCGCTCTTCTACTTCATAATTTACAAGTATTTTGTTGCTTGAACTTGCTCTACTTCAATTGGATTCCTTCTGTTCCTACAAAAAGTTATAAATGAAAAGGGAATAATAGTAGTATCACGAAGCCAAGGGAAACCACGGAGCTGGCAATGATGTATCAGATATTCACAATTTGTTCTTTCCTTGCAAGCAAGAACTTGTGTATAGCCTTCAGCAGGTCGATTTAATTATATCTGCTCTGTTGTATCGCCCAGCCAAGGGAGATCTCTTCAGAAAATGGATATTCTGTTGGAGCTTCACCAAAAGCACATAAAGTTTATCTGCCTGATGGTAATTATACCGAATAAGATAAGATAATGAGGCGGCTAACTCTAGCAGCAAGTATTCATCTTAAAAGCAGCTTCTCCAGGTGTGTTCCTATTCACCGGAACTCGAAGCTTTAGATGGCCGGTAAATTGCTGTCTTTTCATCACtatcatcaaaatcaaattcttcTTCACCGCAGTCCATATCAATAATGGtcctatcatcaagaaaatgttCTTTGGGATCAGAGCTCTGAACCTGACCATATACTCCTCTTGGACGTGAGGTGTCCAATTCCATTAGTTGCATTTCTGATTCAATCAGTGCTTGCATCTGAGCCCGCTCCCTATCTCTTGGGTAGGTTCTGTAGAGAAAAGAGTATATAAAGCAACATAGAGCCATTGGGATTCCAATGGCTGTATACAGTGCTTTAGCCAAAGATGTAGCATTCTCTCTATCCGTTGCAATCTGCAGAGAACCTTCAGGAACTGGTTTGAAGCCATAGACATACTGGGCCAATAATCCAACAACAGGCGGAGCAAATGATGACAATATAGACTCAAACGACCGATCCAATGCATAGATACTCGTTCGGGATTTCTCTGGAACAATCTCTGCAAAAATTGGACTGTCCAGAAAATGTTATTATCATGCTAAATCTTCTTGTCCAAGTTAATCACAACCGTatgcattaaataaataacGTTCAATCCCTTTCTCACTTCCATCTAACCCAGAAGAGGGAACTATTTGGAGACAAGCAGCATCAAAACTTGTTAGTCAATCAAGAGCTTCTTTCTGAAACTTCAGTGTCAAACATGTTGTCAAAGGCAGATGATATTTTGGTTCCACTTTAAGCGACCAAATAATTTGAATAGAATCTAGAATCCTCATAACTAGGTCAATTCATTGTGGTAAGAGAGGTAAGAAAGATCAATACCCAATGAATCCCAAAACACACACTCCATAAAGTAGGAAAAGGGTGCAGGCATGATTTTTGCAACCTAACAAATCAGGTGAAAGCAATGTAAACCATGCAGATAAGCATATAATGCATGGATTTAGTGAACACAATAagccaaaagccaaaaaaaaaaatggcaaagCTTGGATAGCAGGTCTTTACTTGTTTGTGGCAGGAGCATTCCACGATATGCAAAACCCAGTGATGCTCAGGACTAAGGCATGTAGGAAGATTGTTGATGGGTTGTCAGGCAACCCCAACAAAAGAACGGCTGCAAGGGGAATTGCTGAAGCTGAGCTTGTTTGTGATAGGATTATCCTGCCAGAATTTGGAAGACGTCTAGACAGCACATCGCCCATCATGCCTCCAAAGAGTCCTCCAAGTGAATTCGCTACCACAAATAAGCCCATGAGGAAGGCAGTTTTTGCATGAGAGAAGCCAGTGAGCTCAAGCCACATTGCTGCAAATGACAAAGCAGACCAAGGAAATGAACCGGTTACACCTTGAGCCACAATAATCTGGAAAGATTGGATACCTATAACATTTTTTGCTTCCTGAACTAAATCTTTCACTTCAGACATGAAGGGCTTTTTAGGGACTTTACTGACAGCTCTTGCACTCCCATCTGGAAAGTGAGGATCCCTGGCAAATAAGCGAACCAAAAGACCCACAACAACACTGATAAATGCAACGAGATGGAAAGAAATCCTCCAGCCAGGAATTCCTAATATCGTAATAGGAGCTATCAGTAAAGAAAACAATCCGCCGAGGATGGATCCAACATTGCTGGTTAATTGCAGCCACCCAAAAGCTGTACCTCGGTGGCTATCATCAGTGGAGTCGGCCACAAGGGATTGAATAGCAGGTGCTACTATAGCAAGGCCAATTCCATTCAATGCTCTAGAAACTGCCACCTAACCACAAATATTTAAGAGAGTGCAATTGAGATAGGAGAAACAGAAGGAAACCCTTTTTAGTCTAATGTGTCTAGCTATTCAATATAATCCACTTCCCTAACCACTAAAATTTCACACGAGAGCATCACAATTTTATACACGGCTAATTTCTATAAAGTTCCTTATTTGAAATTGATCGATCATCTATCCCAAATGAAGCCGAATTTTAGCTCAAAAGCAACGGATGGCTCACTTGGCGAAGGCATTCTCCGAGATAATATACCAGGATTTTGTTCTCAAACAGTAGAAACGAAATTAAGCACAAGGAATCGGAGAAATCAAGAAAAAGAGGGTTGAATTAAAAGGGGACCTCAAAGTAGGTAGAGGAGAAGGCAACGAGGAAAGTGGCGGCAGCCCAAAGAAATGCACCGTAGGCGATGACGTGGGCCCGATTATGGCGGACGGCGAGATAAGTAGCAAGTGGGTAGCAAAGAGATTGTACCATGGATCGAAAAAGGGTCAAAGCTCCGAGCCCGGTTGGGCCCGTGTGGAGAGCTTCCCCAACCTCTTTGTAAACTCCCGGTAACAGTGATTCATCTGCTCTTTCCATTATTCCAGCTAGGTTTACTAGTATTAAGGTCAAGGTTTCtgccttcatttttcttcaagttcCTTTCTCAGTGATTTTGGAGGGAAAAAGTTTGGCTGGTTTTGATGAGTACGGAATTCTGGGATGCAAACGTACGGAATTTTAGGAATTTTCGGAGGTTGTCGGGGCAACCGAGGAGGTGGTGGCGGAAGTTGCTGGCAGTGGCGGAACAGATTTGGCGGCTGGCGCAGTCAGATCAGATGACGAAGTGGGTCCTAAGGGTCCCGGGTCAATAATCAATATGAGCCTGTAGGATGCCACGTGGTCTTCCTGCCTAATTGCGCGGTCAATGGTGGCAGgcgaagaaaatgaaaaggaaactactgaatccttatactatataagaacgaTTTTAGAACTAGATTTCAACCGCAAGGCTGAGGCTATTTTGGAAATATGAGAGTGTTTGAAGagtaattggaacattgagTATAAGTCATcatcatagttattaaacccaaccCGGGAAGGAACCCGGCGAAGgaggtgggtcaacgggttaCTGGTTTAACCGGTGGATGAGTGGTTGAACCGGTGggtcactacatatatttaaatattatatttcataattatttatataagatatatgatataaattgtaataaataatgccATAACAAaagctcatttaatttaatttgttataaaataattaattcatataagaatcaatcaaatataaagttatttattaatataccaaacttcaagtgtaaaattttatctatatttagtgtaattatctagcttatttatgaattttaagtgtaaaaaattattaaaaataatatttatctttaaatgaattatgtaatatgttatttttggaatccattttataacttatagagtttggagggtaataaatttttattaaaaaattccaaataaatttgttttagagaaaaaaagatagaattgaaaaaacatTTATATATCATAATAAAGCTACTATATCAACATATATGGAAGTAGTTTGGTGGTAAGCAGGCGGTAGTGTTGGGGCAGAGGTCCGAAGTCCGAGTTCCAACAATAGCAATATAATTTTTCCACAAAATTCGGTTAGTGACAAAACCGGCCAAAACCGGCCGGGTTTCCGGTTTAACCTGGTTCGACCGCCGGGTCGTTGACTAAGTCAACGGTCTCTTTGCACAAACGATCTGATTCCAAACCCGGCCCGGTCCAATGACCGGTCCACCGGTTTGACCGGTTCGACCGTCGGGccgggccgggtttaataactatgatcATCATAgctttaattttattataattactTATATAACCTTTCAGACATTTAAGGTTAGGGGCAGGTTTGGTATGTTACAATGTTTGGTGCCAAGTTGAGTATCAAGTACAACTGAATAAAGCTTGTGTTTTGATAGAATTACATAAAAGtccttttaatcatttattgTACTAACATCCAAGCCTTCCAATTTCCTGAAACTTTTCTCATCTGTTAAGAAATTAATTGGATGTTTACATAATTGgattttaattacaattaattaACTTAATTGTTATCTAAACAATCATTATCATATTTATGTCCCCATGTTTAGCCGataccctttcttttttttttttggtttcaccTCTTTGGTTTTATTATGGCTATTAAATATTTGGTGGAATGCATAgcttttcctttaaattgagATGAGTTCTTTGGGTTTGTCTTCTTcgattgtagttttttttttctgatgattGGTTTATTCAAGAACTCCATATAGTTTGCCTTTTGATACTTCTAATTTCAAAAACTGACTAATTGcattgttttccttagtagaTCTCAGAGATTCTGTCTCTGGTCAAAGTACAATTTGAGATAATGTTGTCACTTTCTAAAATAATCAGAAAAGTAATTTTATCATCTTCTCCTTCTCGGCCAAGgtattatctttttatttaagtcaaataaccttatttctcatgaactttctcCTATTGTTCTTGATTCCAGGGATCTGTTGACTACATTCCAGCAATTATAGTTCAAGTAGTTATTTTTTCATGTAATATGATTTGGAATTCAGCTTGTGTTTATTTTAATTGGAAATTTTAtgattgtaaaatttattaacttagaattttgtacttcattgaaactaaaaaagaaaattaatcatgcTACATAGTACTAAGATGTCATTTGCACTCTATTTACTTTCCATGTTATGATCTCGTTCTTCTATTATACTGTTTATAtagtttcaaatacaaaaaaattgcttttttttgCTATCTAAAAGAATTTGTAGTGAATCTTGATGAGTTTAAATGCTTTAGCTACAGcaccattttgattgcattgtattaattcatttacTCATAATTGTATGTTGTACAATGATAAATAATGTTTTTTGATTTGATTGAAGCAACTATTATCCATAGTTCAAACGAGTCAATTAAGTAGAGATGTTATATTGGATACTTATACAAGTAAACATTGAAAAATATCATTAAGCAGTTTCTACCTATAGTTTGCAATTCAAATTCATATGAGGAATTTCTTCTGATTTTAGTtaccattttctacaatttcaaatttagaaaatattatttgcaccaattttttataatcaagaTAGTTTCAATTCAGATCTTTAACAATTATGCagatttgaacttatttatGAGATTATAAAGAAATGCCCCTAGCaaaaaacaccaaatttgaatagtttctacaaaattttgaaaaagaccACTTAAgtttcttatttttctatcatttttggGCATTATTATCTTTGTAAGAAACATGTGATTAAGTCGTATTATGCCcaccaaattatataaatagttagtcaaaaataaaattattttagattagattgGATGCAAAGTGATTGATGGATAAATTTGACTTGATAATTCAGGTTGAACTTAAGTCCAGGGAGAAATCAGAAGCATTGCTTGAGGGATCTTTCACGAACATATATAGATTCGAGAGATGAAGGGTCCAATTGatattttaaaatgttttaTCATCTTGGATAAGTTTTAGAAGAGACCTTTGGATGCTTTTTAATTGCACTTCaaacatttttatattttcaaactATCCTTATCTTTGCAGTTGAAATTCAAACATAATCTTTGATCACAACagattcttatatagtataacgaTAAGGATGTCTCATTgcacattatttttattgactCAATATAtaacttatgatttttctattaaaatcaCATGATAAAATCATCATACTTCAGTTCTTATACTAcgaaatattaaacaataattattaattatcttGAATCACGAGTACCAAATTCTCGCGCGTCGCGCGGGCTGTCCCTCCCTAGTATCTCAAATGAAAACCACTGGTCCAATGCCTCGTGGCCACCTGGGAAGTCCCTCTTTGAGCTGTAGATGAGGGTTCGAATCTCACCTGAAGTGAAAAAATCTAAGGATTGTGCCATAACACTCCCTTGGTctagttgggtctgtataccCGCTAGCCCCTACAACAGCCTTCTTAGGCTCCCTTTTCCCCTTAGATTATGATAGAGTaagttatacaaatgtatcgttgctgaccaaaaaaaaaaaagaatatctcAAATGAAAAACGACTCCCAAGAAACTtctaaagaaagagaagaaCTCAAGGAAATAATATATAGGCAAAATTACCTCCTCCTGAATATGGAAAGTCAACTCATACAAAATCACTCTTGCTCTGGGTAGTAACTTTGACAATTTCATTTGTTCATGCTGCTTCTTGGGTAATCTTTGACGAGTACTTTGATCTGTCTCTCGTGTTTCTTTTTAGTTAGGATCAAGAAAAGTGGTATATTCCTTAAATATCTGATTGCCCTTAATTGCGTGCTGATCTGCTGCCAAGGTAGCCATTTTTCTGCAACTTGTTGCAATtgcattaaaaaagaaaatctcaatttagcCGCCACAGTGTAGTTATATTCTTACAGTGGTGGAATTGAAGATTCCTCCACCTGCAGAGTTCAAGAAGATTGTGCTTTTAAACAATAAGCCAAGTCAAGCTGAAGCAACAAAAGATGCATAGGAAATGAACCAAAATGAAATCTTTGTAAAATCATTGGGGTTGTTCGAGTGGACTCTTGCAGATTTCTATACGTTGCAAGATTCGATTATTAGAGTTGTTTCTACTACTGTAAGATTCAGAGTTCGAATCGTGAACCTGACAATTGGGATGAAAAGAGTGGCGAGGAAATAGAGgattaaaaaagaagaagaagaagaagacgacATGTCGTCGTGAACTGTGAATATCATATATTTGCCATGGAAACAGGTAAATGCATAATTTAAGGCATGTGTTAAAAGATTAAAGGGACTATACAATTGTTGTAGTAACATAGTCCTATAAAATTAGATCCTTCTTGTGGTAAAAttttagattaaaaaaaaattcaaactgaTATTTTCGTTCAGGATTCATCAGTTTTTAAAGCTTAACTTGAAAAGCCAGAGTCATGAAGGAGAGTCTAGTGGGACTAATCAACACTTGcagacattaaaaaaaaaaaaaaaaaaaggaagattcTGATTGAACCCAATCATGAAAGCTTCTTGTTACTTTCTGTATTACTCTGTTAGTCTCCTCTCTTGAGTCTTTCTCCTTTTTGACTTCCGATAGGTGCTGAGGAGAAGGAGAATGGAGAAATAAGAAATCCAGAGAAAAGCGCGGAAGATTATGGGGAGAATAGATTTAGCTTTTCCAACAGAACTCACGACGACTGACACCAGGTTGGAGAAGGTGAAGAGAATCTTCCAGGTATTCGACCTGAACAAGGATGGCTGTCTGAACCGGGACGAAATGGCTGCCCTGGTGGTGGCTGTAAACCCCAGGGTCAAGTTCAGCAACGACCAAGTTGACGCCATCAACAACGAGGTTTTCCTAACCTACGCCCCGTTCATCCATGGTGAAAAGGGCCTGACGATCGAAGGACTATTGTGCACCTACGACGATGGTGCCGGTGACATTGACCGTGACTTCGACGCCCTTGGCCTCGACCTCAACACACCCGTCCCCGACGCTGTGGGGGGTTCATCGAAGCCCACGACTATCCGTACCAGATTGGAGAAGGTGAAGAGAATCTTCCACCGATTCGACGCGAACGGAGATGGCGGTCTGAACCGGGACGAAATGGCTGCCCTGGTGGTGGCTACAAACCCCATGGTCAAGTTCAGCACCGACCAAATTGACGCCATGAGCAACGAGGTTTTCCGAACCTATCCCCAGTTCATCCGCGGTGAAAAGGGCTTGACGCTCGAGGGACTATTATGCACCTACGACGATGGCGCCGGAGACATGGACCGTGACTTCGATACTCTTGGCCTCGACCTCAACACCCCCGTCCCCGACGATGTGGGGGGTTCATCGAAGCCCACGACTATCCGTACCAGATTGGAGAAGGTTAAGAGAATCTTCCACCGATTCGACGCGAACAGGGATGACGGTCTGAACCGGGACGAAGTGGCTGCCCTGGTGTTGGCTACAAACCCCATGGTCAAGTTCACCACCGACCAAATTGACGCCATGAGCAACGAGGTTTTCCGAACCTATGCCCAGTTCATCCGCCGTGAAAAGGGCTTGACGCTCGAGGGACTATTATGCACCTACGACGATGGCGCCGGAGACATTGACCGTGACTTCGATACTCTTGGCCTCGATCTCAACCATACGGTAGTGTTCCATGAAACTTATAAGTTTCTGGACGATCTTGATATTTTGATTCAAAAGTTGAAAAAACCGAAACAAGCCAAAGTTGGGAAGATTAAGAAAATTGACAATAATTCAGATAAAATTTTCCAGCCGCAGATGTCAGATAAGGAAGTAAATTGGGAGGAGTCAGGTCAAAATTATACTGTTTTCGTGAAggatttggttgatttgaggtCAAGGGCCGATAAGAATGGCTCGAGGGAAGAGGCATTTGATCGGCATATGGCGATCGGAAGAGTTATATATGATTACCGTTTGCATAACGAGGCTTTGATCAGTTTCAGGAGAGCTTTGGAGCTGCAGCCAACAAATGTGGCAGCTCATTTTCGAGCTGGGAATTGTTTGTATGAGCTTGGTAGGCATGGGGAGGCAAAAGAGGAGTTTTTGCTGGCATTAGAGGCCTCAGAGGTAAATTTTAGAGATTGGGAGTACTTAATTCCTCAGATACATGTGAATCTGGGACTTGTGCTTGAAAATGAAGGAATGGTTTTTAATGCTTGTGATCATTATAGAGAGGCAGTTATTTTGTGTCCAACTCATTTTAGAGCTTTGAAACGATTGGGTAGTGCACTTGTTGCTGTAGGCGAGTATGGGGCAGGCGTTGTAGCTTTAGAGGAGGCTGTTTTTTTGAACAGAGCTTATGTCGATGCATTCTATGATTTGGCTTCAGCTTTAGTCGCTATGGGCGACGAAGAGAGGGCAATTATGGAGTTTTACAAGGTTCTTGAATTGAAACCTGGACATGTGGATGCTTTGTACAATTTGGGTGAGCTTTTCATGGATACGGGTAGATATCCAAGAGCTTTTGAGATGTATACTCGGGTATTAGCAGAGTTGCCGAATCATTGGAAAGCCCAACTTAGTAAGGCAGTATATttgtttggaaaaaatgaaattgaagaagctaAGCAAGCTTTGAAAGAAGGTTTGAAAATGGTGAATGGAGTTGAATTGCATGATCGCTTAGCATACTTGAAGCAGCTCCAGAAGAAGAGGTTGAAGGGGAAAGAAGGTGGCTTTGGGGAGGGAGCCTATATAATTGTGGAACCATCGAAGTTCAGGATGGCAGACGACAGTACTACTCTTAGGTTGGAACTAGCTAATGCTCTTCATATCCGGGCTTTTCAAAGGACTACTGGACTGAGTCGATGTGATGTTGATCTTATAAAGAAGCAAATTAATGAATACTCTCTTCCAGATTCTGATTCTGGGAGCATTTTTGCAGAAAGATCCATCCGCAAGGCCTCCCTAGAGGGGATTCTCCGTGAATTACTTAGTTTTTTGAAGCCTGAGACCTTCGTAGGTTCCGTTAAAGCaataaacaagaaaattctCTCTGTTTTTGATGAAGTTTATACAGGTAACATCGATATAGACTTGTTTTTCGCTGTTATTGCCCCTCTTTGCAGCGGTCCCCTGGAGAGGAGAAAAAGGGTAGCATATCATGCGCTTCTATGCCGGCCTGGCAATGAAGGTAGcagcaaaataaagaaaagtgatGCTCAAAGGTACATAAAACTGTTGAGGGCCATCTACATCCCATCTTTTGGTGTTAATGATATTCTCGAAATAGACGACACCGATGAATCAATGGTTTCTTTGACAGAGTTCCTGGCAATGTTTGATGATCCGGATAGGGGTTTTGGTATCATGTCCACTCTGTTGAAGCTTGAAACTGGGAAAAGGAATGGTAGCTATGTTTGTGCAACCTGCCGATCTGCAATCATTGGTTCCCGCTTTAAAGAGATGGAATCCCACTTCAGTCTCTGTGGCCAGTGCTACAGCGAAGGAAAAGCGCCTTCCACCAGTGAACAAGAAGAGTACGCATTCAGAGAGTATGCCAACTGAAGCTGAAGTAGTGAAGGATGATGCATATgggaggggaaaaaaattcaCATTCTTTGTGTAAACTCTCATTAATTATTTCATTTTTGCAGTAGAGACGGTAAAAATTTATGATTCAATCAAAACTGTAACAGTTTATACGGAAATGTAATTGATAAAAGTGTTGCAATAACACATTCTTGACTCAGATTTTTTGTAGTAATATCTCTGTCTCCATGTCTTTGTGGTTTTTTGTTTCCGTCCCTAAATCTGTACGGAACAAAAATTGCATCATGAttaaaaggaacaaaaagaattGACGAAACTTAAAGCATAGTGAGCTGGAAAGCTTTTGTTGCAAGTGGTTTGGTTGGAATATCATCAAACGCCTTCTCAATGAAATACCAGAAGGACAAATATCTTTTTTGTAAGCCTATAAACTTTTGTATCCTTTGAATATTGCTTTTTTCTTTGGAAAAAGTACGGTTGGCATCTGAACTGGAATCCGACATGacgt
Protein-coding regions in this window:
- the LOC113714922 gene encoding uncharacterized TPR repeat-containing protein At1g05150 isoform X1 — translated: MGRIDLAFPTELTTTDTRLEKVKRIFQVFDLNKDGCLNRDEMAALVVAVNPRVKFSNDQVDAINNEVFLTYAPFIHGEKGLTIEGLLCTYDDGAGDIDRDFDALGLDLNTPVPDAVGGSSKPTTIRTRLEKVKRIFHRFDANGDGGLNRDEMAALVVATNPMVKFSTDQIDAMSNEVFRTYPQFIRGEKGLTLEGLLCTYDDGAGDMDRDFDTLGLDLNTPVPDDVGGSSKPTTIRTRLEKVKRIFHRFDANRDDGLNRDEVAALVLATNPMVKFTTDQIDAMSNEVFRTYAQFIRREKGLTLEGLLCTYDDGAGDIDRDFDTLGLDLNHTVVFHETYKFLDDLDILIQKLKKPKQAKVGKIKKIDNNSDKIFQPQMSDKEVNWEESGQNYTVFVKDLVDLRSRADKNGSREEAFDRHMAIGRVIYDYRLHNEALISFRRALELQPTNVAAHFRAGNCLYELGRHGEAKEEFLLALEASEVNFRDWEYLIPQIHVNLGLVLENEGMVFNACDHYREAVILCPTHFRALKRLGSALVAVGEYGAGVVALEEAVFLNRAYVDAFYDLASALVAMGDEERAIMEFYKVLELKPGHVDALYNLGELFMDTGRYPRAFEMYTRVLAELPNHWKAQLSKAVYLFGKNEIEEAKQALKEGLKMVNGVELHDRLAYLKQLQKKRLKGKEGGFGEGAYIIVEPSKFRMADDSTTLRLELANALHIRAFQRTTGLSRCDVDLIKKQINEYSLPDSDSGSIFAERSIRKASLEGILRELLSFLKPETFVGSVKAINKKILSVFDEVYTGNIDIDLFFAVIAPLCSGPLERRKRVAYHALLCRPGNEGSSKIKKSDAQRYIKLLRAIYIPSFGVNDILEIDDTDESMVSLTEFLAMFDDPDRGFGIMSTLLKLETGKRNGSYVCATCRSAIIGSRFKEMESHFSLCGQCYSEGKAPSTSEQEEYAFREYAN
- the LOC113714922 gene encoding uncharacterized TPR repeat-containing protein At2g32450 isoform X2, which produces MGRIDLAFPTELTTTDTRLEKVKRIFQVFDLNKDGCLNRDEMAALVVAVNPRVKFSNDQVDAINNEVFLTYAPFIHGEKGLTIEGLLCTYDDGAGDIDRDFDALGLDLNTPVPDAVGGSSKPTTIRTRLEKVKRIFHRFDANGDGGLNRDEMAALVVATNPMVKFSTDQIDAMSNEVFRTYPQFIRGEKGLTLEGLLCTYDDGAGDMDRDFDTLGLDLNTPVPDDVGGSSKPTTIRTRLEKVKRIFHRFDANRDDGLNRDEVAALVLATNPMVKFTTDQIDAMSNEVFRTYAQFIRREKGLTLEGLLCTYDDGAGDIDRDFDTLGLDLNHTVVFHETYKFLDDLDILIQKLKKPKQAKVGKIKKIDNNSDKIFQPQMSDKEVNWEESGQNYTVFVKDLVDLRSRADKNGSREEAFDRHMAIGRVIYDYRLHNEALISFRRALELQPTNVAAHFRAGNCLYELGRHGEAKEEFLLALEASEVNFRDWEYLIPQIHVNLGLVLENEGMVFNACDHYREAVILCPTHFRALKRLGSALVAVGEYGAGVVALEEAVFLNRAYVDAFYDLASALVAMGDEERAIMEFYKVLELKPGHVDALYNLGELFMDTGRYPRAFEMYTRVLAELPNHWKAQLSKAVYLFGKNEIEEAKQALKEGLKMVNGVELHDRLAYLKQLQKKRLKGKEGGFGEGAYIIVEPSKFRMADDSTTLRLELANALHIRAFQRTTGLSRCDVDLIKKQINEYSLPDSDSGSIFAERSIRKASLEGILRELLSFLKPETFVGSVKAINKKILSVFDEVYTGNIDIDLFFAVIAPLCSGPLERRKRVAYHALLCRPGNEGSSKIKKSDAQRVPGNV